In Pseudobdellovibrio exovorus JSS, the genomic stretch TTTCTAACTCTGTAAACAGAGTGAATAGTGGGTATCTACTGAGGGATGTGATTTCAGAGATCCAAAAAATTCACTTTGATATCAGTGACGAGATTTTTACGTTGTCCCATGTGTATGAAGGTCTTTTAAAAGAGATGCAGGAGGGCGGAGGAAATAATGGCGAGTTTTATACACCACGTTCTCTTGTTCGTTCTATGGCAAAACTTCTTGATCTTAAAATCGGTGAAACAGTTTATGACCCTGCCTGCGGGACAGGGGGATTTTTGGCCGAGGCCCATCATCAAATGAAAGATCAGGCGACAACCCCTGATAAAAGAAGAATTTTAAATTATAAGACATTTTATGGACAAGAAAAGACGCCTCTTCCTTTTGTATTATGTTTGATGAATCTAACGCTACATGGACTGGATTACCCTAGAATTGTTAAGGGAAATACGCTGGGCCGTGATATTAGAACCATTGAAGACCACGAAAAGCACAACGTAATTTTGGCTAATCCCCCTTTTGGTGGTAAAGAGCAACGAATGATTCAAGCGAACTTTCCGATTGAGTCAAACGCCACAGAGATTTTATTTTTACAGCATATAGAAAAGATGCTTAAGGTTAATGGACGAGCAGCTGTTATTATTCCTGAAGGGGTTCTATTTCAAACAAATGCAGCCTATTTAAACTTTAAAAAGAAACTTCTTGAAGAGTGTAATCTTCACTCTGTGGTCAGTTTGCCAGCTGGGGTCTTCCTGCCGTATTCGGCTGTAAAAACATCTGTCATTTTCTTTGATAAGACGAAACGAACCAAAGATGTGTGGTTCTACGAACTACCATTGCTGGATGACAAAAAGCTGACTAAAAAGAATGGTATCACTGACAAGCATTTTGAAGAGCTTTTAAAAGCTTTTAAAAAGCGTAAAGAATCAGAAAGAAGTTGGCTTGTTCCTGTCGAGAAAATTTTAGAAGCTCAGACCAATTTATCTGCTTCTCATTATAATCCGCACGGAGTCGAGTCTGAAGAACTTCTTGAACCCGAACAATACGCAGAAGAGATAAAAGTGCTTTTGCAGGAATCGCTTGCAAATATTGAGGAGCTTTTGAAAGAGGTTTAAGAAGTGACCGTTAGTTTAACGGTCAAACTAATCCTTTCTCAGCAAAATCTTCTTCGCTTCTTTAAATT encodes the following:
- a CDS encoding type I restriction-modification system subunit M, translating into MGKSDLDNIIKKCCDILRTDDGISGAVHYTEVLSWLLYLKFFDDKEKERKDMMEIEGEKYTPLLAKKYQWGQWAQNKSGLTGKELIGFINDDLFPYLSSLKGQKEGDPRDIIAAIFSNSVNRVNSGYLLRDVISEIQKIHFDISDEIFTLSHVYEGLLKEMQEGGGNNGEFYTPRSLVRSMAKLLDLKIGETVYDPACGTGGFLAEAHHQMKDQATTPDKRRILNYKTFYGQEKTPLPFVLCLMNLTLHGLDYPRIVKGNTLGRDIRTIEDHEKHNVILANPPFGGKEQRMIQANFPIESNATEILFLQHIEKMLKVNGRAAVIIPEGVLFQTNAAYLNFKKKLLEECNLHSVVSLPAGVFLPYSAVKTSVIFFDKTKRTKDVWFYELPLLDDKKLTKKNGITDKHFEELLKAFKKRKESERSWLVPVEKILEAQTNLSASHYNPHGVESEELLEPEQYAEEIKVLLQESLANIEELLKEV